The genomic DNA ccagaacataattttatacataatacgtttaataattttgtgcaatgGCCTCACCATCTgagccacccatatggacaattttgggttttggagtatttcataAGGTAGACTCAATCCGTGATTAAAATCATGTAatgtatacagttggctctctgttttcacaggggatccattccgaccTCCTCCCCCCCCGCCCTAAAAATGGAGGCTCACCCTCATGTATGCAACCCGGGTGTGCTTgccattgaaaatagcggaggTCTGCCTTCCGCTGATATTCAAGGTcgcagatctcaagtccgtgagttaggaggggcaattGTACTTACTATCTTGATACTCATTCCCCATGTACGCTTCTGAAATATGCCATGATGACTAATAATCATTGACAAAAACTCCTTGTTAATACCTTTTtcttagcctgaagaagaagagccctccctccagtccatctgccttggtccaggcctcagagggagagaagaaccactgacctcatcccttctccttttgtgtcatgtcttttagattgtaaacctgagggcagggaaccgtccaattaaaaataataattgtaagccgctctgagagccattagggctgaagggcggggtataaataccataaataataaaaataaaaaataaccatCAGTCCATAACCATCATTCATTGAATGATTTCTCAGCGATATCTCAAGCAGTTTTaatgataggaagaaaaaaatgcataatGCTACTTTTAATAATCTGCAAAACTTCTTTAGTTTTCAGAGCTTCATGAAATGATGGATGTTCACAACTACAGCTTTTTAAGGGTGTAGGTGTAGCCGTTGTAGCAAAACTGCCTCAGGAGAGTCTTAAGGGAATCAGTGGTGTGGAATCCACTTTTTATTTTGCAGCAGGAGGGGGATATATTTCAACTGAGTTTCCATAAGTGAAGAGGGTTGATGAGCAGAAAGGGTTACTTGCTGACTGAAACACAAGTTGAAtctccttcctttttcaggggCCAATGAAGGAGGAAGGTTTGTCTTCCCAGAATGCAGAGGAAGAGCCCTCGGACACTGTAAGGGGAGAGCTCTGCAAACAAGCCAAACAAAGCAGTGATTCAAGGAGCAATGTCTTGAGTAAGGATTGTTCTGAGTTAGGAAGACATCTTTGTTTGTGTTTCTGGgacattgttttctttatttacagtggtacctcgggatacgaaatacccaggttacgaaattttcgggatacgaaaaaatcccatagggaattattgtttcgggttacgaatgttttttcgggttacgaaaagacttttggtgcttttttcggctttttcgcacggaatcgcggcttttccccattagcgcctatggcaattcggcttacgaaggcttttcgggttacgaaagcggccgcgttacgaattaatttcgtaacccgaggcaccactgtatttaatttatatgccacatttctccttccatgggactcaaagcagcttgttgtttgttgttgttgtgtgccttcaagtcttgtccagtttatggtgaccctatcatggggttttcttggcaagatttattcagaggaggtttgtaatTGCCTCaaccctgtggctgagagtgtgtgacttgcccaaggttactcagtgggttttatgaccaagctgggaatcaaaccctagtctccagagtcagagtccaacactcaaacaccatGCCACAACACTTGTGGCTCTCCACAACCCTTTTAAACAAGGTTCAGTTAAAATTCTATTTTTTCAAAAGTTAAAGAACAATTCTATGGGTTAAATGATTAAAACAAAGcacatttaaaatgcaattttggagtttatcacactgaggctaatTTTGGGATTAAAGAGAGATTAATCATTAAATGTTAAGTGGatgtgtaattggttgactggccgaacccaaagggtgctcaacaatggctccttttcatcctggagggaagtgaccagtggggtcccacagggctctgtcctgggcccagtgttattcaacatctttatcaattacctggataacagaattgggagcatacttatcaaatttgcagatgacaccaaattaggaggaatagctaatactccagaggacaggatcagcattcaaaatgatctgaatagactggaaagctgggccaaagctaacaaaatgaagttcaacacggaaaaatgtaaggtactgcacttagggcagaaaaatgaaatgcacagatataggatgggggacacctggctgaatgaaatggatgcaatggatgcaagctacaggaaaagagattccacctcaacattaggaggaacttcctgacagtaaggcttgttcaacagtggaatgcgctccctcggagggtgatagagtctccttccttggaggtctttaagcagaggctggatggccatctgctggggatgctttgatttggatttcctgcatggcagggggttggactggatggcctttgtggtgtcttccaactctacaattctatcaaatcccaagattctataggatggagctacagtacttcaaatgatgtcaaactgcattatttctgcagtgcagatgtatctTATGGAAAGAAGAATCTACTATGAAAGGAACTTTTGCAATTGCAAGCATTTTCAATGCATCCTACTGTCGAACCTTTTAGATTTTGTCCTTGGCAATTTCCCATTGACTTGGATTTCCTAGGACAGTATTCTAGTAGGACTATTGAAATAATGATCAAAGCAGAGTACCTTAGCCATACATACTGAGGGGTGCCCCCTCTCCATCATGAAACTTTGTTGTGAGGCACCTGTGGTTTTAATTTGCATGTTACCATGAAGGGCTGTATGGATTCCCCTTCTAAAACCCTCCTTCCATTCTTGGCAGGAAGTGCATTCAAATGTTCCAGTCAGGGTAGTTCATCACTTTCCCCAGAAGAACAGAGAACAGTCCAAAATGATGTCAAAGAGGTATGTGGCACTCCACTGAGTCTCTTTGTTAGGACCATGCTTGGTGttgcagtgggcctttggtatccatggatgctcaagtcagcCCTCCAGATTTGAACTGATTGTTTGTtaatttgattgatatgttctcgctaggtcctccagcgcaactctgccagaaattgaccatagagtcacgctGGTGGACcaagagattcttagagaaaatgtaggcatttgtaggtcctccagcatgattctgtggtcaatctCTGgtgaatgttgaccatagaaatgCACCGAAgaacctagagagtcctagagaggtgttgtgtcaggatttttaaaaaagtgtttttttatttcaggtttttccactttcatgggggtcctgtttCCCTAACCCAGCAAATGTTGAGGGCCTGCTATATATACAccggcataataaaatggtgtcaattatataaaatgacaaaaatcaaggtttgctttttggattttttttaggaGAATATTTTCCGACTGTGGATGGTtaagtctgtggatacagaatctgtggatatggagagccaactgtttATAGGGGGCCATGTAGAAGTTATATACAATATATAGGAGTTGTGCTGTGATTTcccatttaattgccatggctgcattctctTGAACCTTGAACCTTGAGAATTGTAGTATATTGAGGCACAAGGGGTCTCTTagcaagaattctaaatatctctcctGAAAttgtaaatcccaagattctgtaagttgaagccatggcagtaaagtggAATCCTAATGCTGTAACTATGCATCTGTTGTGTGAAACGGCCCCAAGTAATGGATGTAATGGCTACTGATGCAATTGGTTCCATCATTGTCACATTTATTGTTATCATCTCTATTTGCACTCATTTTTATCCTTTTATACACTTTTCCCAAAAACTATTCATAGCAGCTTATTCATTTAGATTTAGTTAATTATtcaatttgtatcccaccttttgcTTTCAGAAAGAACCCATGTAGCTAAAGGACCCCAGACAGCGCCCAGGTTTACAAAAtacaacataataaaacataaaaaagattatcaaaaaaaattgatttaaatggtcagtgaaacaaaaaataaaaataaaacataaacattaaatatttctttaaaaaacagtacacTTTGTACTGTACAGctaactcttaggatgcatctgcattgtaaaaataattcaggttgacacctctttaactgccatgattccatcttcagaatcctgggatgtttagttttgtgaggcaccatcactttttggcagagatggTGAAAGATTTcataaaacaaaaaatcccaggattccataggatggaggtacaacagttaaagtggtgtcacactgcattatttctacagtgaataTGGATGCTTAAATAccttactttaaaaacatttctggtcacaagcatttcagataaggtagAGTCAGCCTTTGTTTTCCTACCAGGTGCAGTCCTTTATTTTCCTGCCAGGTGCACCCAGAGAAATTGCTCCTCTGGACTTTCCATTGTTACCTACTTCATCTTTAGATGTATGTTCAGATctataaatttaatattttatacacacacaagtAGAAAAAATTATTTGCTCTTCTGTTTCAGAGTTAATGCATGATATGTTTTGCCTTGGCATTCCTTCTTCTGCAACTGAATCAGATGGAAAGAGTTTCCCTGTCTATTGACTCTCCTCTTTGCAGGAACCAGTAGATCTCAAAGAAACTGTCCCATCTTTGCAGATAGACTGGCAGAATCTGACCCAGCCAAGTCAACAGACCATTGTCTGGCAAGTCCTTCAGGAGGACGAAGGGCATGTAGATTCATTGGGTAAGAAATTTTCTTGTATCTggctaataaataaacaaacaaataaatgaatgaataaaaaccCCAAACACAAAGACAGCCAGTTTGCTATTCATCAAACTGAATTCATAGACAGAAAAGTATTTCCTTTCAAATTCTCAGTGCCTCTGTCTGAAAAGAAACAAGTCATCAATGGGTTTTATTCCTTCCTCTGTTATGAATGTTTATTTGTGaccagaaaataaaatgtaaaattttaaagtaaaatgaaatgaaatgttgaaTGGAAAATAAATTTCATATACTGTTTTATACTTTGTTAtatcattaaaaattatatttagtactttgttttgttttagtttatattttcttttactgttttactAGTCGTTGACTGAAATACAGTATAGGCATACCTCATGCCCGCCCAGACCCCACTTTTTTCTCCTTGTCATCTGTCTAGCTGTATTTTTCAAAGCAGCATTAGCATTGAGAGGATAATGAAGGACAGCTGGAAAAACAACCAAATTTTGCTATCAGTTTGCagctatgtgtgtatgtgtatgtaataaataatgcaataaagctgAAGATGGGGGAAAAAACTAGTGGATTGTGCGTGTGCCTGTCTAAAACAAAtaaggtaaatagcagctgccaCCAGaatcctatacagtggtacctcgggttacgaaattaattcgttccgcggctaatttcgtaacccgaaaaaccttcgtaacctgaattgccataggcgctaatggaaaaatagctctctgctgccctccggtggcggaaaatagcgccgaggttttttcgtaacccgaaaaaaccttcgtaagccgaaacaataaatccctatgggattttttcgtatcccgaaaaattcgtaagctgggtaattcgtatcccggggtaccactgtattgagcaTGTATGAATGGTACAGCAGAGAGAAGAGTTGGTTCACCAGCTACACCCAGCAGGTTAAAAAAAGGCAGAGATCTGTAAGTTGTGGCTACCAAAATATCAATCATAAGAACAGTGGAGGCTGGctagaggggggaaaaaactgtGAATGTCTTTTTGAAGAAACCTTCGAGCGGTTTCTAAAAGGTGCAAAATACTTTTGCTTACTtatacaaggcttacctgacctgattgtttcatttcacatgggcAGATGGTTAAACATTATGCTGACATATGTTGAACTGTTCTTCTTTTCTGTGGCATAGGAACCTAATTCTgttctttctgtgttatttctgcctcgGATACCCAATTTTTAATTAACAATTTAATTTCTAGAAACACGTCTACTTTGTTAACTTggagcttgtctacatgggtcatTTAAACCATTCCCCCCTGCCCTCACAACCCCCTGTTTTCATTATGCAAAGCCAAAGCTCCGATTCATGTGTGGAGTGTCTTCACAATGTAAGACCAGTTCCTTACTGAATCCAGCCCATCCTTCCCTTAATCTGGTTTTAAAAGACTTCCCTTATACTCTGGAGCAAATGGAGGGAGTGTCTGTTTACCcgtgtcctgctgtgctgcctagCGTTGGCACTGCTAGCACTGCTGGCACAAATTGCTCCCTTTGGGGTTACAACAAGTCACCCAcccatgtgattgacactgggcACCTTGTGCCAACCTCGGAGGGAGTGACTTGCACCTGGAATCAGGTGCCTAGCTTCGTTCTGGAGTGCGGAGGTAAAGAGGAGAATTCGGGGCAGCTTCAGATCCAGAATACTTGGAGAGcagctggagtattctggccagtataAACCCGCTCTGAGGTATACCTGTGATTTTCTTTCATTCATCCTGGTATTTTAAATGGAATTTAGATCAAAGGTTGAGAAGACATTTGGGTAAGTGGCAGTTAGGTGCTGTGACAGGATGAGAAAGAAAATTGCAAGCCTTACCTCATTTTCCAGGTACCTTATCTTCACCGTTCCTTTTTCTTAATGCCTTCTCCACCACTTTCTCTCTGCAGGTGACAGGATGGAAGGTCAGGTCAAGTTGGAGAATTCTCAGTATGGACAAAATGAGCTGGAAGTCATCTCACAGGCAACTCCACAGAAAAACCAAGGGAATGTGCAGGGAGTGTGTGAAGAGAGAGGGAAGTCTAAAAGTTATCAGAGGAAGCATGCCCTAAAGACAGCGAAGGAATATGTTGAATGTCGAGAAGGCCTTACGAACACTGTTAACCATCCTTCCAAAGAATATTCAAAGGAGGAAATGCTCTTATTCTCCATATGTGATAGAAGGTCTCATTATGGACCTGATGCTGATATGATGCATACCAGAGAGGACTGTGCTGAACAGTTCATGTCAGGGGGAATCATTCAGCAATATTCATACTCCGATAGACATCAGGAAATTGTAACAAGAGACAATAAATCTCAATTGACTGAGCGTGGGAATAAGGGTAATTTAGACAGACTTCAGAGTGCCTACAGAGAAGGGAAACTTCAGAACATTCCCGAATCTGGGAAGAATTTTTGTTACACAACGTCACTACCAAGAAATCAAGGAACTGAAAGTGAAGGGAGACCATTTGAATGTTCTTTTTGTAGGAAATGCTTCAGTCAGCAAGAACATTTGACGAATCATCAGCAACTTCATACTGGCGAGAAACTGCATGAATGTCCTGAGTGTGGAAAAATCTTCACTTCTAGGCAAGCATTGAGGAGACACCAGGGAATTCATACTCTAgcaaaaccatacaaatgttcTCAATGTGGAAAATGTTTCAGTCAGCGAAGAAATTTGACAATTCACCAAAggattcacacaggagagaaaccatataaatgtccTGAATGTGGGAAAAAGTTCAGTCGGACTCAGTGTTTGAAGAACCATCAGAGAATTCATACTGGGGACAAACCGCACAAATGTTCTCAGTGTGGCAAATGCTTCAATCAGAGAAGATACCTGAAGAACCATCAGAGAATCCATACTGGCTTGAAACCTTATGAGTGCTctcagtgtgggaaatgtttcagtATGGCAGAATATTTGAGAAACCATCAGAGAATTCATACTGGTGTGAAGCCATTTCAGTGTTCCCACTGTGGGAAAAGTTACATTCAGAAAGTAGCCTTGATAAGTCATCAGAGAATTCATACTGCAGAGAATTCAAAAAAAAACATTGCTAGCATAGGGGATGCTTCAGTGCGGGGAGACAGCTGAAGAGCAACAAAATGATGTATTTAGTATGCCATACAAAATAGTATGAGGAAAAAACTTTGTTCAGGCAGAATTATTCTCTTGAAGTATCATCAGAGCATCACACATGGGACAAAATATTCATATGCACAGAGGAGGGATATTATAGGACTGCAACTTTCAGCATTCCTTTAGCTGGGTTGAGTGCATAGAGTTGTACTGCAACATGTTGGAAGCTGCAGGATTCCCACCTGGCCAAGCAGTTTGGCAAAAGCATGTCTCAGACAGATTGATTTATCAGAGCTGAATTCCACAAATTTAAGAGAGGTTTTGTTTAGAGGGGTTGAATGATTAAACTCTGGAGCAAATTCCAATAAGTATTCAGTGGGTAAGTAAGTGGGATTGTCCACTATACTTTCATGCAAATACTGTGTAGGAAAACCTTCCCATCAGAGACAATTTGGACTCGTACagtagcccccccccaaaaaaaaaaaaagaggagaggggaCCCTGAATGAGGTGAAAGAATCATTGTAAATAATTCAGCCTCTGGTTAGCACCATTTACAATGTAGGTGTAATAATtctctacacaggccaaatgacTTTGTGTGCCCCCCCCCTCATGTCACCCTATCTACATCATGCAGAGCCAAAGGACCAATTCAactgtggactgtcttcacatggGAAGGCCAGTCCCACAGTGAATCCAAGCCATCCCTCcttaaaaccacttttaaaaaccTCAACATTTGCTCTGGACCGTCCTAGAAAATTGGAAGCACTCTGGAGTGACACCGGACAGCTGTTTACACAGTGCCTTGTTGTGCCACTTGGAACGAGTTGCTCCTCTGTggtcagaacgaggcacccaATGATATGATCAATGATGGGTGCATCATTTTCAGGCTCAGAGGGAGTGCCAGCAATGGGacacacatgtgaacagctgTCACACATTGCTCCAGAGTGCCCAAGTAATGGGGGAATTTGGGGCAGGTTAAGGGCCAGAAtactcccagaatattctggccaatGTAGACCTACCCTCAGTCTCACATGCCGCCTTATCTTTGTTGTCAAGATTATTGTAGCATCAGCTTGTTTCTTCCTACCTAGTGCAAGAAATCTTTACATATCATGTTAAGGAATTTTTTCCATCATAAAAAGACTGGAAAGAACATGGCTATCTGATATTTCATGGGTGGAGTGGAGGATGTGGGGGATATGATGCCAAATCTTTGCATCATTGAAAATCTTTGATTCCAGAAACTGCTCTCTTTAAGCAGTCTTGCCACTATCACCCTGCAAAGAGAGACTGCTAAGCAAATCAGTGAGGAAGTCAAGTCTGCTGGCAAAATAATTCTTCCAtctgttgctttttttcttctgcaaTTCCCATTCAGAGACCACCATGTGAGGGGCACAATTGTGACCAAACATTTTCAACCACTGGTCCTTTTTTTAACCACATGCACTTTTACAGGTAAAAGTCTCTCTGCCTGACATTGGTAACTTCTCTTTGCCCACTTGAATGAACCTGGaatgtcttgtgtgccttcaagtcatttttgactaatGGAGCTGCAAGGTGACACTATCACTTGGCAAGATTTTCcccaaggtttgccattgccttcctttgaggctgagagaatgtgacttgtcttaGTTCTCCATGGCCAAAGAGTGATTCAaagcctggcctccagagtcataatccaacactcaacacTGGGTGActtgaggcaagtcacactctctcagcctttgaggacTAAGAGAAGATGgacttgactttgaaaatctcccagtgaccgcatggacaaaaaaaaaaaggtggaggtgccagcctgcagagaGCTCTCCCTTCCATCTTTagaccagaaacagcaaaatgcaggcctgtgacgaACATCTTCAATTTCAAGTTGAAGGCTTtttggcaggcatccatagttttttgtgggttttccaggctatgtggccatgttgtagaaaagtttgttcctgacatttcaccggcatctgtggctggcatcttcggagaacaGCAAGATGCcacagaaggcaatggcaagatgCCAGCTATAAACGCCAGCaaaacatcgggaataaactcttccagaatatggaaGAACATGgcatctgtgaagatgccagccacagatactggcgaaatgtcaagaataaaatcTAGcatatggccacatagtccgaaaaacccacaaaaaattatggattgccAGCCATGAACGCCTTAGACTTCACAtatcttcagtttctttctccggtttgcctggtgaagaagccggTGCGTCTTGCAGTGTGTccttgtgcatttcagttgggcCCAATAAAGGCGTCCTTAGTTTTTTATGGGCTTTTCGGCTTTACAAACCAGCACCCATCCCCAGTACAACCCCACAGAAATGCCAAGGTGATGAGATGGAGACATCTGAGAGGTATAAGCAAGGATGGGAGTCCAGTGAGAAACAGGAGAAACAGCTAGCAAAGACACAGAATGAGCATAAGGAACTCACAGCAGATCTTACTGTTGCAATTAGCCAAACATGTGAAATCAACAATAGGGATGTGATCCCATTAGTCAGGAGAAGTGTGGCTCCAGATTAACCCAAAATCATTAATCATAGAGGGTAAGAACCGcaagggccaccagtccaacccccgccatgcaggaaatccagatcaaagcatcgccgacagatggccttccagcctgtttgaagacctccaaggagggagactccactacactccgaggaagtgtgttcaactgtcgaaCAGACCCTACTGTAAGGAttctcctaattttgaggtggaatctctttcctgtagcttgcatccattgctccggtgtCCATCcatctctggagcaagtgaaaacaagtcagctccctcctcaatggcatcccttcaagtatttaaatagggcatCATAATCACCCTcgtaccttctcttctccaggctaacatccccagctccctgagttgtttcCTCATAGGCAAGGTTCCAGACTTCACACACATTTTAGTTgcccctccttggacacgctccagtttctcacatgtccttttggaattttggcacccagaactggacacaatattccaggtggggcctgaccaagcaatATAGTGGCACATTATTCGCTGATCGAGATACGATACTTctgtgatgcagcctaaaaatcgcattggccttgtagCTGCTGCCGCAATCGCACGGTGACTCATGTTCGGCTTGTggctacttgaactcctagatccctttcacaggttgTCTCCTTAAGGccagtgtctcccatcctatatctgtgcatttcattttttccgccctaagtgcagtaccttaactttctccctgttgaatttcattcgttagctctggcccagcttctagtctattcaggtcattttgaatttgtcctgtcctctggagtattagctttcctcctaatttagtgtcatctggcAAATTTGATAgttattcccccaatttttcctccaagtcattgataaagatgtgaacAGTActggccaaggacagagccctgtggtacTCCACGgtgacttctctccaggattGAAAAGGGAGTTTAATttagggggggaaaaaaaaaagagattagttCAGACGTCTGGAAATATCTTTGTACAAATATATTTCGGAGTTATGAATTTTGTTAAGTCTTGAGCAAacaataaaggagaaaaaaagaaaaggtgccATTTTGTTAGCACCCTttggttcggccagtcaaccaattacgaTCCATGTAAcattcctttgtctagcccacattttaccagcttgtttcagtatgtcatgggaaaccttgtcaaaggccttactgaaatcaagatatactatccACACATTCCcgtcatctaccaagctggtaa from Sceloporus undulatus isolate JIND9_A2432 ecotype Alabama chromosome 2, SceUnd_v1.1, whole genome shotgun sequence includes the following:
- the LOC121921857 gene encoding zinc finger protein with KRAB and SCAN domains 8-like isoform X1, with amino-acid sequence MKEHLYAGLDLEGRPVRAGKATNAIHPEYMAEQPGWGALQEGKGSPGKGMQQHWEAQWQEFLKTLQPIHSKWETPVIAESAPWEDAKAFLASFEQVAKACRWPREEWAARLLPALSGEAEQAFQTLETKDKEDYEKVKAAILQGDALRMELQRQHFREFCCPDVEDPRRIHSQVQELCHRWLKPERRSKEQILELLILEQFLASLPTDLQNWIRAGGPDSCSQAVALVEDFMTSQQKDDRGTWQGPMKEEGLSSQNAEEEPSDTVRGELCKQAKQSSDSRSNVLRSAFKCSSQGSSSLSPEEQRTVQNDVKEEPVDLKETVPSLQIDWQNLTQPSQQTIVWQVLQEDEGHVDSLGDRMEGQVKLENSQYGQNELEVISQATPQKNQGNVQGVCEERGKSKSYQRKHALKTAKEYVECREGLTNTVNHPSKEYSKEEMLLFSICDRRSHYGPDADMMHTREDCAEQFMSGGIIQQYSYSDRHQEIVTRDNKSQLTERGNKGNLDRLQSAYREGKLQNIPESGKNFCYTTSLPRNQGTESEGRPFECSFCRKCFSQQEHLTNHQQLHTGEKLHECPECGKIFTSRQALRRHQGIHTLAKPYKCSQCGKCFSQRRNLTIHQRIHTGEKPYKCPECGKKFSRTQCLKNHQRIHTGDKPHKCSQCGKCFNQRRYLKNHQRIHTGLKPYECSQCGKCFSMAEYLRNHQRIHTGVKPFQCSHCGKSYIQKVALISHQRIHTAENSKKNIASIGDASVRGDS
- the LOC121921857 gene encoding zinc finger protein with KRAB and SCAN domains 8-like isoform X2, which codes for MKEHLYAGLDLEGRPVRAGKATNAIHPEYMAEQPGWGALQEGKGSPGKGMQQHWEAQWQEFLKTLQPIHSKWETPVIAESAPWEDAKAFLASFEQVAKACRWPREEWAARLLPALSGEAEQAFQTLETKDKEDYEKVKAAILQGDALRMELQRQHFREFCCPDVEDPRRIHSQVQELCHRWLKPERRSKEQILELLILEQFLASLPTDLQNWIRAGGPDSCSQAVALVEDFMTSQQKDDRGTWQGPMKEEGLSSQNAEEEPSDTVRGELCKQAKQSSDSRSNVLRSAFKCSSQGSSSLSPEEQRTVQNDVKEIDWQNLTQPSQQTIVWQVLQEDEGHVDSLGDRMEGQVKLENSQYGQNELEVISQATPQKNQGNVQGVCEERGKSKSYQRKHALKTAKEYVECREGLTNTVNHPSKEYSKEEMLLFSICDRRSHYGPDADMMHTREDCAEQFMSGGIIQQYSYSDRHQEIVTRDNKSQLTERGNKGNLDRLQSAYREGKLQNIPESGKNFCYTTSLPRNQGTESEGRPFECSFCRKCFSQQEHLTNHQQLHTGEKLHECPECGKIFTSRQALRRHQGIHTLAKPYKCSQCGKCFSQRRNLTIHQRIHTGEKPYKCPECGKKFSRTQCLKNHQRIHTGDKPHKCSQCGKCFNQRRYLKNHQRIHTGLKPYECSQCGKCFSMAEYLRNHQRIHTGVKPFQCSHCGKSYIQKVALISHQRIHTAENSKKNIASIGDASVRGDS